Within Methanophagales archaeon, the genomic segment AATAAAAGGTGATGGTAATGGTAATGAGAAGCGGGAGGAGGCGAAATCGGTTGATTCTGGATGAAGAGGAAGGGGAGGACCCACTTAACGGGGTCGCAAACCTGTTTGATGCCGCGATGGTGTTTGCCGTTGCTCTTCTCGTCGCACTGGTAATATCCGCGAGCGTCCCGGAGCTCTTGAACCCGACTGCAGATATAACGGTAGTGAAGAATCCGGGGCAGGAGAATATGCAGGTGATTATCAAGAAGGGGCAGGAGATAAAGGTGATGAATATG encodes:
- a CDS encoding DUF2149 domain-containing protein, translated to MVMRSGRRRNRLILDEEEGEDPLNGVANLFDAAMVFAVALLVALVISASVPELLNPTADITVVKNPGQENMQVIIKKGQEIKVMNMTEQVAGGQGRKLGTAYRLTTGEVIYVPENATG